From one Halosimplex rubrum genomic stretch:
- a CDS encoding XdhC family protein: MSGDRVQPDWSAPERAVRATAREYLDSGEPAVLATVVAVDGRAYRRPGAKMVVAPGGGAAGDEPADDARPEPDPGSTGAGSVTAGCLADSVVDLASDVLADGSARVERFDLRSDETWGLGVGCDGVVDLLLEPLGERHRPLAAPDDELPTGRTAAVVVESGDPRLAVGDRWDDSDGDTAGAFPPAVTTEIPDDADGTRSVRVETGGGAVRLFVERVTPAPRLVVVGSNADVRPVVASARSAGFRVTVVGFRGGRATSERFPRADRVVATSPRDLCGAVGFGADDSVVLMTHNFVDDRVALAELLATPVDYLGVLGPAERFDRLRRALADDGVELDERDRDRIYAPVGLDLGGGSPAQVAHSVVAEVLAVRNDRTGGHLRGVDGPIHERPD; this comes from the coding sequence ATGAGCGGCGACCGAGTCCAACCGGACTGGTCGGCGCCCGAGCGCGCGGTCCGCGCGACCGCCCGGGAGTACCTCGATTCGGGCGAGCCGGCGGTCCTGGCGACGGTCGTCGCCGTCGACGGCCGGGCGTACCGGCGACCGGGCGCGAAGATGGTCGTCGCGCCCGGCGGCGGAGCGGCCGGCGACGAACCGGCGGACGACGCCCGACCGGAGCCCGACCCGGGCTCGACCGGTGCGGGTTCGGTGACCGCCGGCTGCCTCGCCGACTCGGTGGTGGACCTGGCGAGCGACGTGCTGGCCGACGGGTCGGCCCGCGTCGAGCGGTTCGACCTCCGCTCGGACGAGACGTGGGGACTGGGCGTCGGCTGCGACGGCGTCGTCGACCTGTTGCTCGAACCGCTCGGGGAGCGCCACCGGCCGCTGGCGGCTCCGGACGACGAACTGCCGACCGGGCGAACCGCCGCGGTCGTCGTCGAGAGCGGCGATCCCCGCCTCGCGGTCGGCGACCGGTGGGACGACAGCGACGGCGATACGGCCGGAGCGTTCCCGCCGGCCGTCACTACCGAGATCCCCGACGACGCGGACGGAACCCGTTCGGTTCGAGTCGAAACGGGGGGCGGTGCGGTTCGGCTGTTCGTCGAGCGGGTGACCCCCGCGCCGCGGCTCGTGGTCGTCGGGAGCAACGCGGACGTGCGGCCGGTGGTCGCGTCGGCGCGGTCGGCGGGCTTTCGAGTCACCGTCGTCGGCTTCCGCGGCGGTCGCGCGACGAGCGAGCGGTTCCCGCGGGCCGACCGGGTGGTCGCGACCTCACCGCGGGACCTGTGCGGGGCCGTCGGCTTCGGCGCCGACGACTCGGTCGTGCTGATGACCCACAACTTCGTCGACGACCGCGTGGCGCTGGCGGAGTTGCTGGCGACGCCGGTCGACTACCTCGGCGTGCTCGGGCCGGCCGAGCGGTTCGACCGCCTCCGCCGAGCCCTGGCCGACGACGGCGTCGAACTGGACGAACGGGACCGCGACCGGATCTACGCCCCGGTCGGGCTGGACCTGGGCGGGGGAAGCCCCGCACAGGTCGCCCACAGCGTCGTCGCCGAGGTCCTGGCGGTTCGCAACGACCGGACGGGCGGGCACCTCCGCGGGGTCGACGGACCGATCCACGAGCGCCCGGACTGA
- a CDS encoding SDR family NAD(P)-dependent oxidoreductase, with protein MDLDLTGQTALVTGGGRGNGRAIALELATHGADVIVNDLDEDVAEDTAATIRDRDDDSDAVGVAADVTDEAEVQAMVEHGVEELGSVDILVNNAGVGNAGPFLDEDYDDDFRLNIEVHLFGSINCTRAVVDGMIEQGYGKIVNITSIHTKNAVGQSPQYDVGKWSLLGLTKSLALELGHEGIRVNAVAPGWVNTRMTEGFSEAVTEQIQDLNPLGQFAEPEDIANGVTFLASPAADYVNGHELRVDGGQVPIPDWRLDNR; from the coding sequence ATGGATCTCGACCTGACAGGTCAGACCGCACTCGTGACCGGCGGCGGCCGCGGCAACGGCCGCGCGATCGCGCTCGAACTCGCCACCCACGGCGCCGACGTGATCGTCAACGATCTGGACGAGGACGTGGCCGAGGACACCGCCGCGACCATCCGCGACCGCGACGACGACAGCGACGCCGTCGGCGTCGCCGCCGACGTGACCGACGAAGCCGAAGTGCAGGCGATGGTCGAACACGGCGTCGAGGAACTCGGGAGCGTCGACATCCTCGTCAACAACGCCGGCGTCGGCAACGCCGGCCCGTTCCTCGACGAGGACTACGACGACGACTTCCGGCTCAACATCGAGGTCCACCTGTTCGGCTCGATCAACTGCACGCGCGCCGTCGTCGACGGCATGATCGAACAGGGGTACGGAAAGATCGTCAACATCACCTCGATCCACACCAAAAACGCCGTCGGCCAGTCCCCCCAGTACGACGTGGGCAAGTGGAGCCTGCTCGGACTCACCAAGAGCCTCGCGCTCGAACTCGGCCACGAGGGCATCAGGGTGAACGCCGTCGCCCCCGGCTGGGTCAACACCCGCATGACCGAGGGCTTCTCCGAGGCCGTCACCGAGCAGATTCAGGACCTCAACCCGCTGGGCCAGTTCGCCGAACCCGAGGACATCGCCAACGGCGTCACCTTCCTCGCCTCTCCCGCCGCCGACTACGTCAACGGCCACGAACTCCGCGTCGACGGCGGCCAGGTCCCCATCCCCGACTGGCGACTGGACAACCGATAG
- a CDS encoding PPC domain-containing DNA-binding protein produces MDYLEVEGAREFVARLAHGDDWRGQIEAFAADEGVDAAFFFGLGAVQDAEILYYDQDDEAYYPERFDEPLEMAACVGNVSHLDGEPFAHTHAVLSREDGTTLAGHLDSATVFAGEIYVREFDAELDREYDEETALDLWPL; encoded by the coding sequence ATGGATTATCTGGAAGTCGAGGGCGCCCGCGAGTTCGTCGCCCGCCTGGCCCACGGCGACGACTGGCGCGGCCAGATCGAGGCCTTCGCCGCCGACGAGGGGGTCGACGCCGCGTTCTTCTTCGGGCTCGGCGCCGTACAGGACGCCGAGATCCTGTACTACGACCAGGACGACGAGGCGTACTACCCCGAGCGCTTCGACGAGCCCCTGGAGATGGCCGCCTGCGTCGGCAACGTCTCCCACCTGGACGGCGAGCCGTTCGCCCACACCCACGCCGTCCTCTCGCGGGAAGACGGCACGACGCTGGCGGGCCACCTCGACAGCGCGACCGTCTTCGCCGGGGAGATCTACGTCCGCGAGTTCGACGCGGAACTCGACCGGGAGTACGACGAGGAGACCGCGCTGGACCTGTGGCCGCTATGA
- a CDS encoding LAGLIDADG family homing endonuclease, with the protein MKPEDERYFERLESGLDEAFDVAEAARERGGDPTDSVEIPVARDMADRVENILGIDGVAERVRELEGEMSREEAALELVSDFVDGDVGDYDSRAGKVEGAVRTAVALLTEGVVAAPIEGIDRVEILENDDGTEFVNVYYAGPIRSAGGTAQALSVLVADYARAMLGIDQYKARDDEIGRYAEEIDLYDKETGLQYSPKEKESKFIAEHMPIMLDGEATGDEEVSGYRDLERVDSNSARGGMCLVMAEGIALKAPKIQRYTRNLDEVDWPWLQDLIDGTIGKEEGDDEGDADGDEEGADDDESEADDDEGEAPAGPPRLDPSKKFLRDLIAGRPVFSHPSEAGGFRLRYGRARNHGNATAGVHPATMHLVDDFLATGTQIKTERPGKAAGVVPVDTIEGPTVRLANGEVRRIDDPEDALEVRNGVEKVIDLGEYLVNYGEFVENNHPLAPASYTVEWWAQEFDDAGADVQAMRDSLDVDLSDPSAEEALEWVEAYDAPLHPKYTYCWHDLSVDEVCALADAVDEGRIAQTDGASEARSASKVSGESEVRSASDTSGDEGPASGDPRAVVRDPDDEDDSDDGAADTQHDAATDGHDRDAGAAAAGDLVLPRSETVREAVEHLLVEHTQTEDTLVIPDWRPLARTLGFDDSLDRDWAPEDLSERARAYGGGEASDAQLESSAASTEDGANAVLAVGEIAPFDVRERAPTRIGNRMGRPEKSESRDLSPAVHTLFPIGEAGGSQRKVGDAAVAGDSYDDTQGKVELEVGRQECTDCGERTFKPRCPDCGGVCEAVYVCPDCDHEVEPDESGRAECSRCETLARPTQTTVVDINSEFKSALANLNERPTAYDALKAVKGLSSEQKTPEPMEKGILRAKHGVSAFKDGTVRYDMTDLPVTAVRPSELDVTADAFRALGYEEDIHGQPLQHDDQLVELNVQDVVLSEGAAEHMLKTADFVDDLLESYYGLEPFYNLEERDDLVGELVFGMAPHTSAATVGRIVGFTTAAVGYAHPYFHAAKRRNCFHPETKVWYEDEGGELNHESIERLVEGYLDPDSAERDDFGTLVDDLDHLDGELSVPSFDNGGSQSTQPVEALSKHPAPDHLVDIQTESGRELKLTADHKVHIYEPDLGRMVSVPAGKLDESDCLVTPKHLDSTDPADEPKRFDLLEAFIESDVVADDRLMIKGLDKDRLYERFEHRLADDWDGRFYPLQSTADYLGLTKKTLSNYLYRESIPVALLDNFFDSTENLLSFVPEDATLGVKRDGTEIDRYITLNERVATLLGYYAAEGFARDQDTPKGTIHQTTVCGTDEEAREFFLDVLADEFGVEPYVENHAKITVSGRLLRGFFDSVLEAGIFAHTKRVPQCIFDSPDRIVGAYLAGYFSGDGTADGQAPRVSATTVSPELRSDLLALLTRLGITATVDHTEPVALSDAFPELYDEDDESLSRHSYELAVSRDDAVRFADRVGFHRSAKDDRLRQQVGSRESASRHAYVFDGGADEYHLDPVQEVSYTESETDHVYCLTVAENHSLVANDLSVKQCDGDEDCVMLLMDGLLNFSRQFLPDQRGGRMDAPLVMSSRIDPAEIDDEAHNVDIMREYPKEFYEATRELADPEDVEDVMTIAEETLGTDEEYTGFDHTHDTTDIAAGPALSAYKTLGSMEDKMDAQLNLSRKIRAVDETDVAERIIEYHFLPDLIGNLRAFSRQDVRCLDCGEKYRRMPLSGDCRECGGRVNLTVHEGSVNKYIETATRVAEEFGCRTYTKQRLEVLERSINRVFEDDTNKQSGIADFM; encoded by the coding sequence ATGAAACCCGAGGACGAACGCTACTTCGAACGGCTGGAATCCGGGCTCGACGAGGCCTTCGACGTGGCCGAGGCGGCCCGCGAGCGCGGCGGTGACCCGACCGATAGCGTCGAGATCCCCGTCGCCCGGGACATGGCCGACCGCGTCGAGAACATCCTCGGAATCGACGGCGTCGCCGAGCGCGTCCGCGAGTTAGAGGGCGAGATGAGCAGGGAAGAAGCGGCGCTCGAACTCGTCTCGGACTTCGTCGACGGCGACGTGGGCGACTACGACTCCCGGGCCGGCAAGGTTGAGGGCGCGGTCCGCACCGCGGTCGCGCTGCTGACTGAGGGCGTCGTCGCCGCCCCCATCGAGGGGATCGACCGCGTCGAGATCTTAGAGAACGACGACGGGACGGAGTTCGTCAACGTCTACTACGCCGGCCCGATCCGTTCCGCAGGCGGGACCGCACAGGCGCTGTCGGTGCTCGTCGCCGACTACGCCCGCGCGATGCTCGGTATCGACCAGTACAAGGCGCGCGACGACGAGATCGGTCGCTACGCCGAGGAGATCGACCTGTACGACAAGGAGACCGGCCTGCAGTACTCCCCGAAGGAGAAAGAGAGCAAGTTCATCGCCGAGCACATGCCGATCATGCTCGACGGCGAGGCCACCGGCGACGAGGAGGTGTCGGGATACCGGGATCTGGAACGGGTCGACTCCAACTCCGCCCGCGGCGGCATGTGTCTCGTCATGGCCGAGGGGATCGCGCTGAAGGCCCCGAAGATCCAGCGATACACCCGAAATCTGGACGAGGTCGACTGGCCGTGGCTGCAGGACCTCATCGACGGCACCATCGGCAAAGAGGAGGGTGACGACGAGGGCGACGCGGACGGCGACGAGGAGGGCGCCGACGACGACGAGAGCGAGGCCGACGACGACGAGGGCGAAGCGCCCGCGGGACCGCCCCGGCTGGACCCCTCGAAGAAGTTCCTCCGGGACCTCATCGCGGGGCGGCCGGTCTTCTCGCACCCGAGCGAGGCCGGGGGCTTCCGACTGCGCTACGGCCGGGCGCGCAACCACGGGAACGCCACGGCGGGCGTCCACCCGGCGACGATGCACCTCGTCGACGACTTCCTCGCGACGGGCACCCAGATCAAGACCGAGCGCCCGGGGAAGGCCGCCGGGGTCGTCCCCGTCGACACCATCGAGGGACCGACCGTCAGGCTGGCGAACGGCGAGGTCCGCCGCATCGACGACCCCGAGGACGCCCTCGAAGTCCGCAACGGCGTCGAGAAGGTGATCGACCTGGGCGAGTACCTCGTCAACTACGGCGAGTTCGTCGAGAACAACCACCCGCTGGCCCCCGCCTCCTACACCGTCGAGTGGTGGGCCCAGGAGTTCGACGACGCCGGCGCGGACGTGCAGGCGATGCGCGACTCGCTGGACGTGGATCTGTCGGACCCGAGCGCCGAGGAGGCCCTCGAGTGGGTCGAGGCGTACGACGCGCCGCTGCACCCCAAATACACCTACTGCTGGCACGATCTGTCCGTCGACGAGGTGTGCGCGCTGGCCGACGCCGTCGACGAGGGGCGGATCGCGCAAACGGACGGGGCGAGCGAGGCGCGAAGCGCCTCGAAAGTGAGCGGGGAGAGCGAGGTGCGGAGCGCCTCGGACACGAGCGGGGACGAAGGACCCGCGAGCGGCGACCCGCGAGCAGTCGTCCGGGACCCCGACGACGAGGACGACAGCGACGACGGCGCGGCCGACACCCAGCACGACGCCGCGACGGACGGCCACGACCGCGACGCGGGCGCCGCGGCGGCGGGCGACCTCGTGCTCCCCCGTTCCGAGACGGTTCGGGAGGCCGTCGAGCACCTCCTCGTCGAGCACACCCAGACCGAGGACACGCTGGTGATCCCCGATTGGCGCCCGCTCGCGCGGACGCTCGGGTTCGACGACTCGCTCGACCGCGACTGGGCGCCCGAGGACCTCTCCGAACGCGCGAGAGCCTACGGCGGCGGCGAGGCCAGCGACGCGCAACTGGAGTCGTCGGCGGCCTCGACCGAGGACGGCGCCAACGCCGTCCTCGCCGTCGGCGAGATAGCACCCTTCGACGTGCGCGAGCGAGCGCCGACCCGCATCGGCAACCGGATGGGTCGCCCGGAGAAGTCGGAGAGTCGCGACCTCTCGCCGGCGGTCCACACTCTGTTCCCCATCGGCGAGGCCGGCGGCTCCCAGCGGAAGGTCGGCGACGCCGCCGTGGCCGGCGACAGCTACGACGACACCCAGGGGAAGGTCGAACTCGAAGTCGGCCGCCAGGAGTGTACCGACTGCGGCGAACGAACCTTCAAACCCCGCTGTCCCGACTGCGGCGGCGTCTGCGAGGCCGTCTACGTCTGCCCCGACTGCGACCACGAGGTCGAACCCGACGAGTCCGGCCGCGCGGAGTGTTCGCGCTGCGAGACGCTCGCCCGACCCACCCAGACGACGGTCGTCGACATCAACTCGGAGTTCAAATCCGCCCTCGCGAACCTCAACGAACGGCCGACCGCCTACGACGCGCTCAAGGCGGTGAAGGGCCTCTCCTCGGAGCAGAAGACGCCCGAGCCCATGGAGAAGGGCATTTTGCGCGCGAAACACGGCGTCTCGGCGTTCAAGGACGGCACCGTCCGCTACGACATGACCGACCTGCCCGTGACGGCGGTCCGCCCCTCCGAACTCGACGTGACCGCCGACGCCTTCCGGGCGCTGGGCTACGAGGAAGACATCCACGGCCAGCCCCTCCAGCACGACGACCAGCTCGTCGAACTCAACGTCCAGGACGTGGTGCTCTCGGAGGGCGCCGCCGAGCACATGCTCAAAACCGCGGACTTCGTCGACGACCTGCTCGAATCCTACTACGGCCTCGAACCGTTCTACAATCTCGAGGAGCGCGACGACCTCGTCGGCGAGCTCGTCTTCGGGATGGCCCCCCACACGAGCGCCGCGACCGTCGGCCGTATCGTCGGATTCACGACGGCAGCGGTCGGGTACGCTCACCCCTATTTCCACGCCGCGAAGCGCCGGAACTGCTTCCATCCGGAGACGAAGGTGTGGTACGAGGACGAAGGTGGGGAACTCAATCACGAGTCGATCGAACGGCTCGTCGAGGGGTATCTCGATCCTGACAGTGCCGAACGGGACGACTTCGGGACGCTCGTAGACGACCTCGACCACCTCGACGGTGAACTCTCCGTCCCCTCGTTCGACAACGGCGGGTCGCAGTCTACACAGCCCGTGGAGGCGCTCAGTAAGCATCCGGCGCCGGATCACCTCGTCGATATTCAAACCGAATCCGGCCGAGAACTGAAACTGACTGCGGACCACAAGGTCCACATATACGAACCGGACCTCGGCCGGATGGTGTCTGTACCCGCGGGGAAACTCGACGAATCGGATTGTCTCGTCACACCGAAACATCTCGACAGTACCGACCCAGCTGACGAGCCGAAGCGGTTCGACCTCCTCGAAGCGTTCATCGAGTCCGACGTCGTCGCCGACGACAGGCTGATGATCAAAGGGCTCGACAAGGATCGCCTGTACGAGCGCTTCGAACACCGGCTCGCCGACGATTGGGACGGTCGCTTCTACCCGCTTCAGAGTACTGCCGACTATCTCGGGCTGACGAAGAAAACGTTGAGTAACTACCTCTACCGAGAGAGCATTCCGGTCGCGCTACTCGACAACTTTTTCGATTCGACAGAGAACTTGCTGTCGTTCGTCCCCGAGGACGCGACGCTCGGTGTCAAACGCGACGGGACGGAGATCGATCGATACATCACACTCAACGAGCGGGTTGCCACACTTCTCGGGTACTACGCCGCCGAAGGATTCGCCCGGGATCAGGACACCCCGAAGGGAACGATCCATCAGACGACAGTCTGCGGCACGGACGAGGAGGCACGGGAGTTCTTCCTCGACGTACTGGCGGACGAGTTCGGCGTCGAACCCTACGTCGAGAATCACGCGAAGATTACTGTCTCTGGCCGACTGCTTCGCGGGTTCTTCGACTCGGTGTTAGAGGCTGGTATCTTCGCTCACACCAAGCGGGTCCCGCAGTGTATCTTCGATTCCCCCGACCGGATCGTCGGTGCGTACCTCGCCGGATACTTCAGCGGTGACGGGACCGCCGACGGACAGGCACCTCGCGTCTCGGCGACGACTGTGAGTCCGGAACTCAGGTCCGACCTCCTCGCGCTGCTGACCCGGTTGGGTATCACCGCGACTGTCGACCATACGGAACCAGTAGCACTCTCCGACGCATTTCCGGAACTCTACGACGAGGACGACGAGTCGCTCTCGCGCCACAGTTACGAGTTGGCCGTCTCTCGGGACGACGCTGTCCGGTTCGCGGACCGCGTCGGGTTCCACCGCTCTGCGAAGGACGACCGCCTTCGCCAACAGGTCGGAAGTCGTGAGTCTGCCAGCCGCCACGCCTACGTCTTCGACGGCGGCGCCGACGAGTACCACCTCGATCCGGTCCAGGAGGTGTCGTACACCGAGTCCGAGACCGATCACGTCTACTGTCTCACCGTCGCAGAGAATCACTCGCTCGTCGCGAACGACCTGTCGGTAAAGCAATGTGACGGCGACGAAGACTGTGTGATGCTGCTGATGGACGGGCTGTTGAACTTCTCCCGGCAATTTTTGCCGGATCAGCGAGGTGGTCGCATGGACGCGCCCCTCGTCATGTCCTCGCGGATCGACCCCGCCGAGATCGACGACGAGGCCCACAACGTCGACATCATGCGGGAGTACCCGAAGGAGTTCTACGAGGCGACGCGCGAGCTCGCCGACCCGGAGGACGTGGAGGACGTCATGACCATCGCGGAGGAGACGCTGGGCACCGACGAGGAGTACACGGGCTTCGACCACACCCACGACACGACGGACATCGCCGCGGGGCCGGCGCTCTCGGCGTACAAGACGCTGGGGTCGATGGAGGACAAGATGGACGCCCAGCTGAACCTCTCGCGGAAGATCCGCGCCGTCGACGAGACGGACGTGGCCGAGCGCATCATCGAGTACCACTTCCTGCCCGACCTCATCGGGAACCTCCGCGCCTTCTCGCGCCAGGACGTGCGTTGCCTCGACTGCGGCGAGAAGTACCGGCGGATGCCGCTGTCGGGCGACTGCCGGGAGTGCGGCGGCCGCGTCAACCTCACCGTCCACGAGGGGTCGGTCAACAAGTACATCGAGACGGCGACGCGGGTCGCCGAGGAGTTCGGCTGTCGCACCTACACCAAGCAACGGCTGGAGGTCCTCGAACGGTCGATCAACCGCGTGTTCGAGGACGACACGAACAAGCAGAGCGGCATCGCCGACTTCATGTAG
- a CDS encoding DUF7535 family protein: MSESIERQDPSVPRKVLRTVTPRSKARPDAEVDSIGRAIFLGLVILLIPLLPFVGIVWGLSKVLDFLARQRGE; the protein is encoded by the coding sequence ATGAGCGAATCCATCGAGCGCCAGGACCCGAGCGTCCCGCGGAAAGTGCTCCGGACGGTCACACCGAGGTCGAAGGCCCGCCCCGACGCGGAGGTGGACTCGATCGGCCGGGCCATCTTCCTCGGGCTGGTGATCCTATTGATCCCGTTGCTCCCGTTCGTCGGGATCGTCTGGGGGCTCTCGAAGGTACTGGACTTCCTCGCGCGCCAGCGCGGGGAGTGA
- a CDS encoding xanthine dehydrogenase family protein molybdopterin-binding subunit, with amino-acid sequence MSDDAQADPPADGSADSGQLVGEGVDRREDAALLTGDATYTDDIDHPDLTYLAFLRSEVAHADVEAVDTAAAESMDGVLAVYTWDDLAASEIPGVLPLSTHGLDCDPPGHPVLARDRVRYQGQPIAAVVADDRYRARDAADAVEVTADSLPTVVDQREARRADAPALYDDAPDNVAATSELGDREATEAAVADADHAVELDLTNNRLIPNALEPRAAVARWDAGDERLTVELTSQSPHGHRGKLSTTLGLPERAIRVVAPSVGGGFGHKGHHHPGEAAAAFAAMDLERPVKWTATRSENYLAGAHGRDHRTTAELGVDDDGTIRGLRVETDANVGAYGLGGSLGMPGWYGSLLSSQYDIPAIHCETRAVFTNTAPIHSYRGAGRPEANYVAERLVGAAARELGVDPAELRRANQIAEFPHETAVGATYDSGDYERGLDEALDAAGWDDRRRRPDRDDDGRYLGVGLACYVESTGGGTESGVVRAHPDGTVTVYAGTHSHGQGHGTTYAQIVADELGVDYDAIDVNEGDSDATPTGTGTFGSRSTITGGNAIAESARAVREKARELAANLLDAPEDAVEYDDGEFSASGHTDETRSFADVAEAAYGWGVPEGMDPGLEATTFFEQEATAYTFGTHVVSVAVDPETGAVDIERYVALDDCGERVNPVIVEGQVEGGVAQGIGQARYEGAVYADDGTLETDSMLDYAVPRSFHVPDIQTEATVTPSPTNDLGVKGIGEAGTIAAPPAVVNAVCDALEPLGVDHVDMPLTGERVRSAIRDAEE; translated from the coding sequence ATGAGCGACGACGCGCAGGCTGACCCGCCGGCCGACGGATCCGCGGACTCGGGGCAGTTGGTCGGCGAGGGCGTCGACCGCCGCGAGGACGCGGCGCTGCTGACCGGCGACGCCACCTACACCGACGACATCGACCACCCGGACCTGACCTATCTCGCCTTCCTCCGCAGCGAGGTGGCCCACGCCGACGTCGAGGCCGTCGACACCGCCGCCGCCGAGTCGATGGACGGCGTCCTCGCGGTCTACACCTGGGACGACCTGGCCGCCTCCGAGATCCCGGGGGTGCTCCCGCTCTCGACGCACGGGCTGGACTGCGACCCGCCGGGCCACCCCGTGCTCGCCCGCGACCGCGTCCGCTACCAGGGCCAGCCGATCGCCGCGGTCGTCGCCGACGACCGCTACCGCGCCCGCGACGCCGCCGACGCGGTCGAAGTCACCGCCGATTCGCTCCCGACCGTCGTCGACCAGCGCGAGGCTCGGCGGGCCGACGCACCGGCGCTCTACGACGACGCCCCCGACAACGTCGCCGCGACCTCCGAACTCGGGGATCGGGAGGCGACCGAGGCGGCCGTCGCCGACGCCGACCACGCGGTCGAACTCGATCTGACGAACAACCGCCTCATCCCGAACGCCCTCGAACCCCGGGCGGCCGTCGCCCGCTGGGACGCCGGCGACGAGCGCCTGACCGTCGAGCTGACGAGCCAGTCGCCCCACGGCCACCGCGGGAAGCTCTCGACGACGCTCGGCCTCCCCGAGCGCGCCATCCGTGTCGTCGCGCCCTCCGTCGGCGGCGGGTTCGGCCACAAGGGCCACCACCACCCCGGCGAGGCCGCCGCCGCCTTCGCCGCGATGGATCTGGAGCGGCCCGTGAAGTGGACCGCCACGCGGAGCGAGAACTACCTCGCGGGCGCTCACGGTCGGGACCACCGCACGACCGCCGAGTTGGGCGTCGACGACGACGGGACAATCCGCGGTCTGCGCGTCGAGACCGACGCCAACGTCGGTGCCTACGGCCTCGGCGGTAGCCTCGGGATGCCCGGCTGGTACGGTTCCTTGCTGTCCAGCCAGTACGACATCCCGGCCATCCACTGCGAGACCCGCGCCGTGTTCACGAACACCGCGCCGATCCACTCGTATCGGGGCGCCGGCCGCCCGGAAGCGAACTACGTCGCCGAGCGCCTCGTCGGCGCCGCCGCCCGCGAACTCGGCGTCGACCCCGCCGAGCTACGCCGGGCGAACCAGATCGCGGAGTTCCCCCACGAGACGGCGGTCGGCGCCACCTACGACAGCGGCGACTACGAACGCGGACTCGACGAGGCGCTGGACGCCGCCGGGTGGGACGACCGCCGGCGTCGGCCCGACCGCGACGACGACGGTCGCTACCTCGGGGTCGGCCTCGCCTGCTACGTCGAGTCGACCGGCGGCGGCACGGAGAGCGGCGTCGTCCGCGCCCACCCCGACGGCACCGTCACCGTCTACGCGGGCACCCACTCCCACGGGCAGGGTCACGGCACCACCTACGCACAGATCGTCGCGGACGAACTCGGCGTCGACTACGACGCTATCGACGTGAACGAGGGCGACTCCGACGCCACCCCCACCGGCACCGGCACCTTCGGCAGTCGCTCGACCATCACCGGCGGCAACGCCATCGCCGAGAGCGCCCGCGCCGTGCGCGAGAAGGCCCGCGAACTCGCCGCGAACCTGCTCGACGCGCCCGAAGACGCCGTCGAGTACGACGACGGCGAGTTCTCGGCGTCCGGCCACACCGACGAGACCCGCTCGTTCGCCGACGTGGCCGAGGCGGCCTACGGCTGGGGCGTCCCCGAGGGGATGGACCCCGGGCTCGAAGCGACGACGTTCTTCGAGCAGGAGGCGACCGCCTACACCTTCGGCACGCACGTCGTCAGCGTCGCCGTCGACCCCGAGACCGGCGCCGTGGACATCGAGCGCTACGTCGCCCTCGACGACTGCGGCGAGCGGGTCAACCCCGTCATCGTCGAGGGCCAGGTCGAGGGCGGCGTCGCCCAGGGCATCGGACAGGCCCGCTACGAGGGGGCCGTCTACGCCGACGACGGGACCCTCGAAACCGACTCGATGCTCGACTATGCCGTCCCCCGCTCGTTCCACGTCCCCGACATCCAGACGGAGGCGACCGTCACGCCCAGTCCCACCAACGACCTGGGCGTCAAGGGCATCGGCGAGGCGGGCACCATCGCCGCCCCGCCGGCCGTCGTCAACGCCGTCTGCGACGCGCTCGAACCCCTTGGGGTCGACCACGTCGACATGCCGCTCACCGGGGAGCGCGTCCGCTCGGCGATCCGCGACGCCGAGGAGTGA
- a CDS encoding 2'-5' RNA ligase family protein produces the protein MYSLNVPVPGTVASLARDLGTRLGTAELRQRGEHTLVAKRLGRGDAASYHELEARAREALRGEPPFEVRVTGVDVFTDVPRGEGPVVYLAVDSPGLESLHERLCDRFDPVADVEGDDYTPHVTVARGGSVERAAALRDTPFDPVDWTVERLQFWDAERSQSVSSVSLPV, from the coding sequence GTGTACAGCCTGAACGTCCCCGTCCCCGGGACGGTCGCTTCGCTCGCCCGCGACCTGGGCACCCGCCTCGGCACCGCCGAACTCCGCCAGCGCGGCGAGCACACCCTCGTCGCCAAGCGCCTCGGTCGCGGCGACGCCGCCAGCTACCACGAGCTCGAAGCCCGCGCCCGCGAGGCGCTCCGCGGGGAGCCACCCTTCGAAGTCCGCGTCACCGGCGTCGACGTGTTCACCGACGTGCCCCGCGGCGAGGGCCCCGTCGTCTACCTCGCCGTCGACAGCCCCGGCCTCGAATCCCTCCACGAGCGGCTCTGCGACCGCTTCGACCCCGTCGCCGACGTGGAGGGCGACGACTACACACCCCACGTCACCGTCGCTCGCGGCGGCTCCGTCGAACGGGCGGCCGCCCTCCGGGACACCCCCTTCGACCCCGTCGACTGGACCGTCGAGCGCCTGCAGTTCTGGGACGCCGAGCGCTCCCAGTCGGTCAGTTCGGTCTCCCTGCCCGTCTGA